The following coding sequences are from one Clostridioides difficile ATCC 9689 = DSM 1296 window:
- the cdeA gene encoding multidrug efflux MATE transporter CdeA, producing MENLFTRKFTTFEFLKFVSPAIISMIFISLYTIIDGIFVSTLVGSDALASINIVLPIINLVCGFGIMMATGGGAIVSIRMGENRQDEANSTFSFIVLFSLIVGILFTVISYFFIKEISILLGATDKLLPYCITYGKVMILCTPFYILKFIFEYFARTDGNSKFSLFLSVIGGVTNIILDYVFIKYFGMGLLGAAVATAIGIILTCVLGIIYFLSNKSTLKLRKPKTDFRLIRDTMINGSSEMVTELSTGITTFLFNVVALKLAGENGLAALTIVLYAHFLMTSVYLGFAAGVSPLISYNFGAENSDKLKETFKHSLKFIFVSSLLVFIIALVFAPFIVRVFVSPDNTVFKLALQGLKIFAFAFLFVGINIFASGFFTAFHNGKISAIISFSRAFVFIIIGIIILPPMLNMTGLWLTVPFAEVITIFISILFIKKYKCRYKY from the coding sequence ATGGAAAATTTATTTACAAGAAAATTCACTACTTTTGAATTTCTAAAATTTGTTTCTCCTGCAATTATATCCATGATATTTATATCTTTGTACACAATAATAGATGGCATCTTTGTATCGACATTAGTTGGTTCTGATGCTCTTGCTAGTATAAATATTGTACTACCTATAATTAACCTTGTTTGTGGATTTGGAATAATGATGGCAACTGGTGGAGGTGCTATCGTTTCTATACGTATGGGTGAAAATAGACAGGATGAAGCCAACTCTACATTTTCTTTTATAGTTTTGTTTTCATTGATTGTTGGGATTTTATTCACAGTAATCTCATATTTCTTTATCAAAGAAATATCTATTTTGCTTGGTGCAACAGATAAGTTATTACCATATTGTATAACTTATGGTAAAGTTATGATTTTATGTACACCATTTTATATTTTAAAATTTATATTTGAGTACTTTGCAAGAACTGATGGAAATTCTAAATTTAGTTTATTTCTATCAGTCATTGGTGGTGTAACAAATATAATATTGGATTATGTATTTATTAAATATTTTGGAATGGGTCTTTTAGGAGCTGCAGTTGCAACTGCTATAGGTATTATTTTAACTTGTGTTTTAGGTATTATTTACTTCTTATCTAATAAATCTACACTAAAATTAAGAAAACCAAAAACCGATTTTAGACTTATAAGAGATACTATGATAAACGGTTCTTCTGAAATGGTTACAGAATTATCTACAGGAATTACAACATTCTTATTTAATGTAGTAGCTTTAAAATTAGCAGGAGAAAATGGACTTGCTGCTCTTACTATAGTATTGTATGCTCATTTTTTAATGACATCAGTCTATCTAGGATTCGCTGCTGGAGTGTCTCCATTAATAAGCTATAATTTTGGTGCTGAAAACAGTGATAAATTAAAAGAAACATTTAAACATTCTCTAAAATTTATATTTGTTTCTTCTCTTTTAGTGTTTATTATTGCTTTAGTATTTGCACCATTTATTGTTAGGGTCTTTGTAAGTCCAGATAACACAGTATTTAAACTAGCCTTACAAGGATTAAAAATATTTGCATTTGCTTTTTTGTTTGTTGGTATAAATATATTTGCATCAGGATTTTTTACAGCATTTCACAATGGAAAAATTTCAGCTATTATATCTTTTAGTCGTGCCTTTGTTTTTATAATCATAGGAATCATAATTCTTCCTCCTATGTTAAACATGACTGGATTATGGCTTACAGTTCCATTTGCTGAGGTTATAACCATATTTATATCTATTCTATTTAT